In one Choloepus didactylus isolate mChoDid1 chromosome 1, mChoDid1.pri, whole genome shotgun sequence genomic region, the following are encoded:
- the NEPRO gene encoding nucleolus and neural progenitor protein isoform X3, producing the protein MNLEGSIQDLSELFSPNENQPVTTQECVIPSQPVVEMVLMKILGACKLLLRLLDCCCKAFLLTVKHLGLQEFIILNLVMVGLVSRLWVFHKDILKRLIALYEPLFGLLQEVSRIQPMPYFKDFTFPSDIAEFLGQPYFEVFKEKMPTAFVTKGVTRLLNKLFLTKEQTSRSGEETSLKKAQQMQINIQNNVDLGQPIKKKKVLREKSAEFDVRAFCKQLRHKATQEANLAFKCSQAKIKATRHSSQKVIETPFAKNFVQRFREAETFVQLSEEIQKAIVWCRNKKLKAQATFLRSKLLKSNRLKHVEAQGYSLPKKLECTKTSICNCLLRGSGNKTSKHHLRQRRAQNKFLLRQRKPHGKLQSTLLKEIQQFPPANDKSPTDRSAKRRLLHPAVHGTALYLNCKHLLGGKASNPAIQTKEKQKQEHLTGSNGNETGSWTVTQVNKHNTLGTIKKTDDIDDIFALMGV; encoded by the exons atgaatttgGAGGGCTCAATTCAAGATCTGTCTGAGTTGTTTTCTCCCAA TGAAAATCAGCCTGTAACGACTCAAGAGTGTGTCATCCCCAGTCAACCAGTGGTGGAAATGGTGTTGATGAAGATTTTGGGAGCCTGCAAATTGTTACTCCGCTTATTGGACTGTTGCTGCAAGGCTTTTCT CTTGACTGTGAAACATCTTGGTTTGCaagaattcattattttaaacctTGTGATGGTTGGACTGGTGAGCAGGTTATG GGTTTTccataaagatattttaaaaaggttaaTTGCGTTATATGAACCATTATTTGGATTGCTGCAAGAGGTCTCCAGGATTCAACCAATGCCTTACTTCAAAGATTTTACCTTTCCTTCTGATATTGCTGAATTTCTAGGACAGCCCTATTTTGAGGTCTTTAAGGAAAAAATGCCTACAGCTTTTGTGACTAAAGGAGTAACTAGATTGCTAAATAAACTGTTTTTAACAAAAGAGCAAACATCGAGGTCTGGTGAGGAAACCTCACTTAAAAAGGCGCAGCAAATGCAGATCAATATACAGAATAATGTGGATCTTGGACagccaataaagaaaaagaaagtcttGAGAG AAAAGTCGGCAGAGTTTGATGTGAGGGCTTTCTGCAAACAGCTGAGACATAAAGCTACTCAg GAGGCCAACCTTGCGTTTAAGTGTTCTCAAGCCAAAATAAAGGCAACCAGACATTCTTCTCAGAAAGTGATAGAAACTCCTTTTGCCAAAAATTTTGTGCAAAGATTCCGAGAGGCTGAAACTTTCGTACAACTTTCTGAAGAAATCCAAAAGGCAATTGTATGGTGCAGGAACAAAAAACTGAAGGCTCAGGCCACCTTTCTGAGGAGCAAACTTCTTAAAAGTAATCGGCTTAAACATGTGGAAGCTCAAGGTTATAG TTTGCCAAAGAAATTAGAGTGCACAAAAACATCTATTTGCAACTGCCTTCTTCGTGGCTCAGGTAACAAAACTTCAAAGCATCATTTGAGACAAAGAAGagcacaaaataaatttttattgagacaaAGGAAACCACATGGAAAGTTGCAGTCGACGCTTTTAAAGGAAATTCAGCAGTTCCCTCCAGCAAATGACAAGAGTCCTACAGATCGCAGTGCTAAACGAAGACTCTTACACCCTGCAGTTCATGGAACTGCTCTCTATCTTAATTGCAAGCACCTCTTGGGTGGCAAAGCTTCAAACCCTGCTATACAAACTAAGGAGAAACAAAAGCAGGAACATCTTACAGGAAGCAATGGAAATGAAACTGGTTCATGGACAGTGACCCAAGTAAACAAACATAATACATTAGGAACCATTAAGAAGACAGATGACATTGATGACATTTTTGCTTTAATGGGAGTTTAG
- the NEPRO gene encoding nucleolus and neural progenitor protein isoform X2: MGHHKPHLALKQVEQCLKRLKNMNLEGSIQDLSELFSPNENQPVTTQECVIPSQPVVEMVLMKILGACKLLLRLLDCCCKAFLLTVKHLGLQEFIILNLVMVGLVSRLWVFHKDILKRLIALYEPLFGLLQEVSRIQPMPYFKDFTFPSDIAEFLGQPYFEVFKEKMPTAFVTKGVTRLLNKLFLTKEQTSRSGEETSLKKAQQMQINIQNNVDLGQPIKKKKVLREKSAEFDVRAFCKQLRHKATQEANLAFKCSQAKIKATRHSSQKVIETPFAKNFVQRFREAETFVQLSEEIQKAIVWCRNKKLKAQATFLRSKLLKSNRLKHVEAQGYSLPKKLECTKTSICNCLLRGSGNKTSKHHLRQRRAQNKFLLRQRKPHGKLQSTLLKEIQQFPPANDKSPTDRSAKRRLLHPAVHGTALYLNCKHLLGGKASNPAIQTKEKQKQEHLTGSNGNETGSWTVTQVNKHNTLGTIKKTDDIDDIFALMGV, translated from the exons GTTGAACAATGTTTAAAACgtttgaaaaatatgaatttgGAGGGCTCAATTCAAGATCTGTCTGAGTTGTTTTCTCCCAA TGAAAATCAGCCTGTAACGACTCAAGAGTGTGTCATCCCCAGTCAACCAGTGGTGGAAATGGTGTTGATGAAGATTTTGGGAGCCTGCAAATTGTTACTCCGCTTATTGGACTGTTGCTGCAAGGCTTTTCT CTTGACTGTGAAACATCTTGGTTTGCaagaattcattattttaaacctTGTGATGGTTGGACTGGTGAGCAGGTTATG GGTTTTccataaagatattttaaaaaggttaaTTGCGTTATATGAACCATTATTTGGATTGCTGCAAGAGGTCTCCAGGATTCAACCAATGCCTTACTTCAAAGATTTTACCTTTCCTTCTGATATTGCTGAATTTCTAGGACAGCCCTATTTTGAGGTCTTTAAGGAAAAAATGCCTACAGCTTTTGTGACTAAAGGAGTAACTAGATTGCTAAATAAACTGTTTTTAACAAAAGAGCAAACATCGAGGTCTGGTGAGGAAACCTCACTTAAAAAGGCGCAGCAAATGCAGATCAATATACAGAATAATGTGGATCTTGGACagccaataaagaaaaagaaagtcttGAGAG AAAAGTCGGCAGAGTTTGATGTGAGGGCTTTCTGCAAACAGCTGAGACATAAAGCTACTCAg GAGGCCAACCTTGCGTTTAAGTGTTCTCAAGCCAAAATAAAGGCAACCAGACATTCTTCTCAGAAAGTGATAGAAACTCCTTTTGCCAAAAATTTTGTGCAAAGATTCCGAGAGGCTGAAACTTTCGTACAACTTTCTGAAGAAATCCAAAAGGCAATTGTATGGTGCAGGAACAAAAAACTGAAGGCTCAGGCCACCTTTCTGAGGAGCAAACTTCTTAAAAGTAATCGGCTTAAACATGTGGAAGCTCAAGGTTATAG TTTGCCAAAGAAATTAGAGTGCACAAAAACATCTATTTGCAACTGCCTTCTTCGTGGCTCAGGTAACAAAACTTCAAAGCATCATTTGAGACAAAGAAGagcacaaaataaatttttattgagacaaAGGAAACCACATGGAAAGTTGCAGTCGACGCTTTTAAAGGAAATTCAGCAGTTCCCTCCAGCAAATGACAAGAGTCCTACAGATCGCAGTGCTAAACGAAGACTCTTACACCCTGCAGTTCATGGAACTGCTCTCTATCTTAATTGCAAGCACCTCTTGGGTGGCAAAGCTTCAAACCCTGCTATACAAACTAAGGAGAAACAAAAGCAGGAACATCTTACAGGAAGCAATGGAAATGAAACTGGTTCATGGACAGTGACCCAAGTAAACAAACATAATACATTAGGAACCATTAAGAAGACAGATGACATTGATGACATTTTTGCTTTAATGGGAGTTTAG